Proteins from one Podospora pseudoanserina strain CBS 124.78 chromosome 1, whole genome shotgun sequence genomic window:
- a CDS encoding hypothetical protein (BUSCO:EOG09264KSI; EggNog:ENOG503P544; COG:S), with protein MPATTLPPWAIELKNPPPYKPKSSIPDPTGYPSSQPSNSKKDKKTAPKRDPPSPEEMDTLKLKKAWEVALAPIKSLPMTAIMMYMSGNSLQIFSIMMIVMAFKNPIMGILGTNQAFERFETETNKGKVLQVKLVYVVMQIVALALGVWKVNGMGLLPTTRSDWLAWEAQREPVEFAVPGL; from the exons ATGCCAGCTACAACGTTACCGCCATGGGCGATTGAGCTCAAGAACCCCCCACCATATAAGCCCAAATCGTCGATCCCCGACCCCACTGGCTATCCCTCTTCGCAACCCTCAAACTCCAAA aaagacaagaaaactGCCCCCAAACGCGACCCTCCATCTCCCGAAGAAATGGACACCCTCAAACTCAAAAAGGCCTGGGAGGTTGCCCTCGCCCCGATCAAGTCTCTGCCCATGACCGCCATCATGATGTACATGTCCGGCAATTCGCTCCAAATATTCAGCATCATGATGATTGTTATGGCTTTCAAGAACCCTATTATGGGAATACTCGGCACGAACCAGGCGTTTGAGCGGTTCGAGACGGAGACTAACAAGGGCAAGGTGCTGCAGGTGAAGCTCGTCTATGTGGTCATGCAAATCGTGGCGCTTGCGCTGGGCGTTTGGAAGGTGAATGGGATGGGACTGTTGCCTACGACGAGGAGCGACTGGTTGGCGTGGGAGGCGCAGAGGGAGCCGGTGGAATTTGCGGTGCCAGGTTTATGA
- a CDS encoding hypothetical protein (EggNog:ENOG503NUMT; COG:U): MASAQGGDSKLFARGKVAELRLELNSGSKKDKNFTTKKIALKKIVANMTMSNNDMVALFPDIIGCMGIQNLEIKKMCFLFLVNYARMRPEVAVKAIPVLEHDMEDPNPLVRALALRTMSYIHVREFVEATVPIVKQLLRDSDPYVRKTAAYTVAKLYDHDRHMVEKSDLIDRLNGLLRDDNPTVVASALAGLMDIWERSDAIKLTIDYSNASKMVAILPDCSEWGQTYILEALMSYVPQEAGEATLLAERIAPRLSHSNSAVVLTCIRVILYLMNYIADQKQISALCRKLSPPLVTLLAKGPEVQYLALRNALLILQRRPEVLRNDIRVFFCKYNDPIYVKVTKLELIFMLANEKNIDEVLTELREYATEIDVHFVRKAVRAIGKLAIKIEPAARRCINLLLELVSTKVTYIVQEATVVIRNIFRKYPNQYESIIGTLCEHLDSLDEPEAKAAMVWVIGQYASRIENSDVLLEDFLDSFSEEPVEVQLALLTATVKLFIQRPTKGQDLVPKVLKWATEETDNPDLRDRAYMYWRLLSTDMEAAKRVVMGEKPAITAESEKLDPQTLEEMCLNVGTLATVYLKPVQTVFRNARPKKLHDSPCLQRQEVAVPGLRQPGDDGNKSLSGFGFGSDKAVQRQGNMSAAVSDADAYFAQQHTRQQDGFGDQGHGGGYVVSQFDAQVPVYSAQGQPNNADLLL, from the exons ATGGCGAGTGCACAGGGAGGAGATTCGAAGCTTTTTGCTCGG GGCAAAGTCGCTGAGCTCCGCCTCGAGTtgaacagcggcagcaaaaAGGACAAGAATTTCACGACGAAAAAGATCGCGCTGAAAAAGATTGTTGCCAATATGACCATGAGCAACAACGATATGGTGGCCCTGTTTCCAGATATTATTGGGTGCATGGGCATTCAGAATCTCGAAATCAAAAAGATgtgcttcttgttcttggtcaACTATGCGAGAATGCGCCCCGAGGTAGCAGTGAAGGCGATTCCTGTTCTGGAACAT GACATGGaagaccctaaccctcttgTACGAGCGCTGGCCTTGCGGACAATGTCTTATATCCATGTGCGAGAGTTTGTCGAGGCCACAGTGCCCATTGTTAAGCAGCTTCTCCGGGATTCTGATCCGTATGTGCGCAAGACGGCTGCGTACACTGTCGCCAAGTTGTATGATCATGACAGGCACATGGTGGAAAAGTCAGACTTGATTGACAGGCTAAACGGCCTGCTGAGGGATGACAACCCGACAGTAGTTGCCAGCGCCTTGGCTGGGCTGATGGATATCTGGGAAAGAAGCGACGCCATCAAACTTACCATTGATTACAGCAATGCGTCCAAAATGGTTGCCATTCTGCCAGATTGCTCAGA ATGGGGCCAAACATACATCTTGGAAGCCCTCATGTCGTATGTTCCACAAGAAGCAGGGGAAGCTACCCTGTTGGCGGAGCGTATAGCACCTCGACTTTCTCACTCCAACTCAGCAGTTGTCCTCACCTGCATCAGAGTAATTCTCTATCTGATGAACTACATTGCCGACCAAAAACAGATCTCCGCCCTCTGCAGGAAACTGTCACCACCGCTCGTCACTCTGTTGGCCAAGGGACCCGAGGTTCAGTACCTGGCCTTGAGGAACGCCCTCTTGATCCTACAGCGCCGCCCCGAAGTCTTGCGCAACGACATCCGCGTCTTTTTTTGCAAATACAACGATCCCATCTACGTCAAGGTCACCAAGCTCGAGCTCATCTTTATGCTGGCCAACGAAAAGAACATTGACGAAGTCCTGACCGAATTGCGAGAGTACGCCACCGAAATCGACGTTCACTTTGTCCGCAAGGCTGTTAGAGCGATCGGAAAGCTTGCCATCAAGATTGAACCCGCCGCGCGCCGGTGCATCAACCTGCTGCTGGAATTGGTGTCAACAAAGGTTACTTATATCGTCCAAGAAGCCACGGTCGTCATCCGCAATATCTTCCGCAAATACCCCAACCAGTACGAGTCCATCATCGGCACCCTGTGCGAGCATCTCGACAGCCTCGACGAACCAGAAGCCAAGGCGGCCATGGTCTGGGTCATTGGCCAGTACGCCTCCCGCATCGAGAACTCGGACGTGCTGCTGGAAGACTTTTTGGACTCGTTTTCCGAAGAGCCCGTCGAGGTTCAACTCGCCCTTTTGACCGCTACAGTCAAGTTGTTTATCCAACGGCCGACAAAGGGCCAGGATTTGGTCCCCAAGGTTCTCAAATGGGCCACCGAGGAAACAGACAACCCCGACCTGCGAGACAGGGCGTACATGTACTGGAGACTGCTGTCGACAGACATGGAGGCGGCTAAAAGGGTGGTCATGGGCGAGAAGCCAGCCATCACTGCCGAGAGCGAGAAGCTGGACCCGCAAACCCTCGAGGAGATGTGTTTGAACGTGGGCACCCTGGCTACAGTGTATCTCAAGCCGGTGCAGACTGTGTTCAGGAATGCGCGGCCCAAGAAGTTGCACGACAGCCCGTGCCTGCAACGTCAGGAGGTGGCCGTTCCTGGTTTGAGGCAGCCGGGGGATGACGGGAACAAGAGTTTGAGCGGGTTCGGGTTCGGTAGTGACAAGGCGGTCCAGAGGCAAGGGAATATGAGTGCGGCCGTATCAGACGCGGATGCCTACTTTGCGCAGCAACACACCAGACAACAAGATGGATTTGGGGATCAGGGGCATGGAGGCGGGTATGTGGTCAGCCAGTTTGACGCCCAGGTACCAGTCTACTCTGCACAGGGGCAGCCAAACAATGCCGACCTTTTGCTGTGA
- the URK1 gene encoding Uridine kinase (EggNog:ENOG503NW7D; COG:T; COG:Z) translates to MPSTIPVAPGTPQLEDLVMNLKTNGTAGTSSVDGTIAKRAHYAPPWADVSIIGIAGSSGSGKSTLSQAIVNKLNLPWVVILSIDSFYKSLDEEASRKAFRCEYDFDAPDALDFDVLVDRLRDLKAGKRADIPVYSFEKHARMEQTTSIYSPHVLILEGIFALHDPRVLELLDMKIFCEADADTCLSRRILRDQRERGRDVEGIIKQWFSFVKPNFERYVDPQRKVADIIVPRGVENQVAMTMVTQFIQQKLLEKSTHHRAALTRLEIGALSEPLTSKVHIMNQTSQMRGMNTIIHNIDTSSEDFIFYFDRLAALLVEQALNNVFFTSKTITTPQNLPYRGLAPAGEVSAVVVLRGGAALEAGLHRVIPDCKTGRVLIQSNIRTGEPELHYQVLPKDIAEHSAVLLLDAQMSSGGSALMAVQVLVDHGVKEERIVLVTYSAGRMGLHRLTKVFPDISVVVGNLCTDAEERWVERRYFRC, encoded by the exons ATGCCTTCCACCATCCCCGTCGCCCCCGGCACGCCGCAGCTGGAAGATCTTGTCATGAACCTGAAGACCAACGGCACTGCTGGTACCTCGTCAGTCGACGGCACTATCGCAAAGAGGGCGCACTATGCTCCACCATGGGCCGATGTCAGCATCATCGGTATCGCCGGCAGCTCGGGTTCTGGAAAGTCGACTCTCTCGCAGGCCATCGTTAACAAGTTGAACCTGCCGTGGGTTGTCATCTTGTCCATT GACTCGTTCTACAAGTCCCTCGATGAAGAAGCGTCGAGAAAAGCGTTCCGCTGTGAATACGACTTTGATGCGCCAGAT GCCTTGGACTTTGACGTTTTGGTAGACCGGCTGCGAGACCTGAAAGCGGG CAAACGCGCGGATATTCCAGTCTACTCTTTTGAGAAGCACGCTCGCATGGAACAAACCACATCGATCTACTCACCTCATGTCTTGATTCTTGAAGGAATCTTCGCCCTTCATGACCCAAGAGTCCTTGAGCTCTTGGACATGAAG ATCTTTTGTGAAGCAGACGCAGACACCTGCCTGTCCCGAAGAA TTCTCCGAGATCAGCGGGAGAGAGGCCGTGATGTTGAAGGTATCATCAAGCAGTGGTTCTCCTTTGTAAAGCCCAATTTCGAACGG TATGTCGATCCTCAGCGCAAAGTGGCCGATATTATCGTCCCCCGCGGTGTTGAAAATCAGGTTGCCATGA CCATGGTTACCCAATTCATCCAGCAAAAGCTTCTCGAAAAGTCAACTCATCATCGTGCGGCACTCACCCGCCTCGAGATCGGTGCTCTTTCAGAGCCCCTAACCTCCAAAGTTCACATCATGAATCAAACGTCTCAGATGCGTGGCATGAACACCATCATACACAACATCGACACCTCGTCAGAGGACTTCATCTTCTATTTCGACCGCCTTGCTGCCCTGCTAGTTGAGCA GGCCTTAAACAACGTCTTCTTTACAtccaaaaccatcaccacgcCTCAAAACCTCCCATATCGCGGCCTCGCCCCGGCAGGCGAGGTATCCGCCGTCGTTGTTCTTAGGGGCGGCGCGGCTCTTGAGGCTGGTCTGCATCGCGTAATCCCAGACTGCAAGACTGGTCGCGTGCTGATTCAGTCCAACATCCGCACTGGAGAGCCCGAGTTGCATTACCAGGTCCTCCCCAAGGACATCGCTGAACACTCGGCCGTTCTACTGCTCGACGCTCAGATGAGCTCTGGTGGTTCGGCGCTCATGGCCGTGCAAGTTCTTGTTGACCACGGTGTCAAGGAAGAGAGAATTGTGTTGGTCACTTACAGTGCTGGCCGGATGGGTTTGCACAGGCTCACCAAAGTATTTCCCGACAtttctgtggtggtgggtaaTTTGTGCACTGATGCCGAGGAGCGCTGGGTTGAAAGGCGGTATTTCCGTTGCTGA
- a CDS encoding hypothetical protein (EggNog:ENOG503NYAX; COG:O; MEROPS:MER0003297): protein MRPALFFGTRSGVSANRFSEQSLVTPARLTISYQTLASRSPLQHTHSTLFTKYHNHPFPFKALNLPGKKFNNHLFFLRTTAQRFSTTVSSSLPSPPHPSTVNPTTATMNGSNLTPSVRTKRKEPPHALDARHPKHHRANGDLDTSGGENTPDRPDDSFIEPEYEEPDDKLAALLPAGPDTAEWQETIQRVVRNVVSIRFCQTCSFDTDPALTSEATGFVVDAERGYILTNRHVVGSGPFWGYCVFDNHEEVDAYPVYRDPVHDFGILKFDPKAIKYMPVEALQLRPDLAKVGIEIRVVGNDAGEKLSILSGVISRLDRNAPEYGEGYSDFNTCYYQASAAASGGSSGSPVVDIDGYAVALQAGGRSDGASTDYFLPLDRPLRALKCLQEGNPITRGDIQTQFVLKPFDECRRLGLTPEWEAQVREKFPKETNMLVAEIILPGGPSHKKIEEGDVLIKVNGEMLTQFIRLDDILDSSVGGTVKLLVLRGGDEVEVEVEVGDLHKITPDRFVSVAGGSFHELSYQQARLYGVACKGVYVCEAGGSWRFESSECGWLIQTVDHKKTPDLDTFIDVLKGIPDKSRVVVTYKHLRDLHTLNTTIIFVDRHWAKKMKLAVRNDKTGLWDFTNLADPLPPIPPVPTKARFIQLEHTSHPAVADLVRSFVHVQCTLPVKLDGFPKNRKWGMGLVVDAEKGLVVISRAIVPYDLCDISITIADSIVVEGKVVFLHPLQNYAIIQYDPKLVEAPVLSAKLGNEQISQGASTYFIGYNRIGRIVHAATTVTESFAVTIPANSGAPRYRAVNFDAITVDTSLSGQCGSGVLVAQDGTVQALWLTYLGERSHSTHRDEEYHLGLATPTLLPVLKQIQDGIVPKLRMLPVELRAVQMLQARLMGVSEEWIEKVSVANTAHHQLFMVTKCTCERVEEKEAPALLEGDIILTLNGSMITRISDLDVMYANEFLDAVIVRERQELKLKLPTVAADDVETHRAISFCGAIIHRPHHAVRQQISELFSEVYVSARTRGSPAYQYGLAPTNFITHVNNKPTPDLESFLAAVVRIPDNTYFRMRAVTFDSVPWMVTMKKNEHYFPTVELIKDPEEETGWRRVTYEGGGKVVQGEGEDGVVPVPGDAADMDVDVDV from the exons ATGCGGCCAGCCCTCTTTTTCGGCACGCGCTCAGGTGTTTCTGCCAACAGATTCAGTGAACAGAGCTTGGTTACACCAGCAAGACTCACAATCAGCTACCAAACATTAGCTTCCCGTTCACCTCTTCAACACACTCATTCCACTTTATTTACCAAATATCATAATCACCCATTCCCCTTCAAAGCCTTGAATCTACCAGGCAAAAAGTTCAACAATCACCTCTTCTTTCTACGTACGACCGCCCAGCGATTTTCCACAACCGTGTCATCATCactaccatcaccaccacatccatCTAccgtcaaccccaccaccgccacgatGAACGGTTCCAACCTGACCCCGTCAGTTCGCACCAAGCGCAAAGAGCCACCCCATGCACTGGATGCCCGCCACCCCAAGCATCATCGCGCCAATGGGGATCTGGATACTTCGGGCGGCGAGAACACCCCCGACAGACCCGACGACAGCTTCATCGAGCCCGAATACGAAGAGCCTGACGACAAGCTggctgccctcctcccagctgGTCCTGATACCGCCGAATGGCAAGAAACCATCCAGCGGGTGGTACGAAATGTCGTCTCAATCCGCTTTTGCCAGACATGTAGCTTCGATACAGACCCCGCCTTGACCAGCGAGGCCACGGGGTTCGTGGTAGATGCGGAGAGAGG GTACATCTTGACAAATCGTCACGTTGTTGGGTCAGGACCCTTCTGGGGTTACTGCGTGTTTGATAAccacgaggaggttgacgcCTACCCCGTGTATCGCGATCCGGTCCACGACTTCGGCATCCTGAAATTCGACCCCAAAGCCATCAAATACATGCCTGTTGAGGCCCTCCAGCTTCGGCCAGATCTGGCAAAGGTGGGCATTGAGATTAGAGTGGTCGGCAACGATGCTGGAGAAAAGCTCAGTATCCTCTCGGGTGTGATCAGCAGATTGGACCGGAATGCTCCCGAATATGGCGAAGGGTACAGCGATTTCAACACATGCTACTACCAGGCTAGCGCCGCAGCCAGCGGCGGTTCTTCGGGCAGTCCCGTGGTAGACATCGATGGATATGCCGTGGCGCTTCAAGCTGGAGGGAGAAGCGACGGTGCTTCCACAGACTACTTCCTCCCATTAGACCGCCCTCTCCGCGCGCTCAAGTGTCTGCAAGAAGGAAATCCCATCACCCGCGGAGATATCCAAACTCAGTTCGTTCTTAAGCCGTTTGACGAATGCCGGAGATTGGGCCTGACCCCTGAGTGGGAGGCTCAAGTCCGCGAAAAGTTCCCCAAGGAGACCAACATGTTGGTTGCCGAAATTATTCTCCCTGGGGGTCCCTCGCACAAGAAGATCGAGGAAGGCGATGTGCTGATCAAAGTCAACGGTGAAATGCTGACTCAGTTCATTCGCCTGGATGATATTCTGGACTCCAGTGTTGGAGGTACTGTCAAGCTTTTGGTGCTGCGTGGCGGCGATGAGGTCGaagtcgaggtggaggtcGGTGATCTGCATAAGATTACGCCTGATCGATTCGTCTCGGTTGCGGGCGGTAGCTTTCACGAGTTGTCGTACCAGCAAGCCCGTCTGTACGGTGTGGCCTGCAAGGGTGTCTACGTCTGCGAGGCCGGTGGTTCTTGGCGCTTTGAGAGCTCTGAATGCGGGTGGCTAATCCAGACTGTGGACCATAAGAAGACACCCGACCTCGATACCTTCATTGACGTTTTGAAGGGGATTCCGGATAAGTCTAGGGTTGTTGTCACATATAAACATCTGCGAGATCTGCACACTTTGAACACCACCATTATCTTCGTCGACCGCCACTgggccaagaagatgaagctGGCAGTCAGAAACGACAAGACTGGACTTTGGgacttcaccaacctcgcggacccccttcccccaatcCCTCCGGTTCCCACCAAGGCCAGATTCATTCAGCTGGAGCACACATCTCACCCTGCCGTGGCAGATCTCGTTAGAAGCTTTGTTCATGTTCAATGCACTCTTCCGGTCAAGCTGGACGGCTTCCCGAAGAACCGGAAGTGGGGAATGGGCCTGGTCGTGGATGCAGAGAAGGGCCTCGTGGTGATCTCCAGAGCCATCGTTCCGTACGATCTCTGCGATATCAGCATCACTATCGCCGATTCCATTGTGGTGGAGGGCAAAGTGGTCTTTCTCCACCCTCTGCAAAACTACGCCATCATTCAGTATGATCCTAAGCTGGTTGAAGCGCCGGTTCTTAGCGCCAAACTGGGTAACGAGCAGATCAGCCAAGGTGCCTCAACTTACTTCATCGGCTACAACAGAATCGGCCGAATCGTTCACGCGGCCACCACGGTCACCGAGAGTTTTGCTGTGACGATTCCGGCAAACTCCGGGGCGCCCCGTTATCGTGCTGTCAATTTCGACGCTATCACTGTCGACACCAGTCTCAGTGGACAGTGCGGCAGCGGAGTCTTGGTTGCGCAGGACGGTACCGTTCAGGCCCTGTGGTTGACATATCTGGGAGAGCGTTCTCATTCGACCCACAGAGATGAGGAGTACCATCTCGGCCTTGCCACTCCTACTCTGCTGCCCGTCCTCAAGCAGATTCAGGATGGCATCGTCCCCAAGCTGCGCATGTTGCCAGTCGAGCTCCGCGCTGTCCAGATGCTTCAGGCGCGCCTAATGGGTGTCTCTGAGGAATGGATCGAGAAGGTCTCTGTGGCCAATACTGCCCATCACCAGCTCTTCATGGTCACCAAGTGCACCTGTGAGCGtgtggaggagaaagaggccCCGGCTCTGCTTGAGGGCGACATAATTTTGACACTGAACGGCAGTATGATCACCAGAATATCTGATCTCGATGTCATGTACGCCAACGAGTTTCTGGATGCCGTGATTGTGCGTGAGCGTCAGGAGTTGAAGTTGAAACTACCCACCGTCGCGGCTGATGACGTCGAGACGCACCGGGCAATCTCCTTTTGCGGTGCCATCATTCATAGACCACACCATGCCGTCAGACAACAAATCAGCGAACTATTCAGCGAGGTCTATGTCTCTGCCCGGACTCGTGGATCCCCGGCGTATCAGTATGGGTTGGCGCCGACCAACTTCATTACAcatgtcaacaacaagccgACTCCGGACCTGGAGAGCTTCTTGGCTGCGGTTGTTAGGATTCCCGACAATACCT ATTTCCGCATGAGGGCAGTGACGTTTGATAGTGTGCCGTGGATGGTTACCATGAAGAAGAACGAGCATTATTTCCCCACAGTGGAGCTCATCAAGGAccctgaggaggagactgGGTGGCGGAGAGTCACCTAcgaaggcggcggcaaggTGGTTcaaggtgaaggggaggatggggttgttcCCGTTCCTGGGGATGCTGCAGATATGGACGTTGACGTGGACGTGTAA
- a CDS encoding hypothetical protein (COG:C; EggNog:ENOG503NVY5), with the protein MLSRRLSRDTGLRTVHSLPFRARISAYPTRIVSPSQRRIVSNLPSSRTTILRTAPDFKTFFTTPPLTLTHLRQLSTTTSKNAPKTTPKALKYAYRFAAWFGSSVLFVSLGVIGFFVYDATTYVDHASNKSDLTISQLALNPRRGGPKNLPILEVFIDDEDDEDRKRQKDKPRLVILGGGWGGVALLKELNPEDWHVTVVSPTNYFLFTPMLPSATVGTLGLRSLVEPIRRIIHGVRGRFLRARAEDVDFSARLVEVSQVDCHGVEQRFYVPYDKLVVAVGSVTNAHGVKGLEHCHFLKDIRDAREIRNRIIRNLELACLPTTSDEDRKRLLSFVVSGGGPTGVEFAAELYDLLNEDLIQLFPRLLRNEISVHLIQSRDHILNTYDETLSTYAEERFARDQVEVLVNSRVSEVKEDSIVFTQKQKDGTVITKELPMGFCLWSTGVSQADLCKTLSGKLGKAQNNRHALETDTHLRLNGTPLGDVYAIGDCATVQNNVADHIISFLRSIAWKHGVTDPEKLSLHFSDWRNVAEQVKKRFPQAVGHLKRLDKLFEEYDRDRSGTLDFGELRELLKTIDSKLTSLPATAQRAHQQGSYLAHKFNKLARAAPGLRANEISDGDVDAAVYKAFEYKHLGSLAYIGNSAVFDLGNDGWRFAGGLWAVYAWRSIYFAQSVSFRTRVLMAMDWGKRALFGRDLMSY; encoded by the exons ATGCTCAGCCGTCGCCTGTCTCGAGACACCGGGCTTCGGACGGTCCATTCTTTGCCTTTTCGGGCCAGAATATCGGCATACCCAACTAGAATAGTCTCCCCTTCTCAACGACGCATCGTTTccaacctcccatcctcaCGGACCACGATCCTTAGAACCGCTCCAGACTTCAAgaccttcttcaccacaccacccctgACGTTAACCCACCTCCGTCAATTGTCTACCACAACATCCAAAAACGCACCCAAAACCACTCCAAAAGCCCTCAAATACGCCTATCGTTTCGCCGCCTGGTTTGGCTCTTCCGTGTTATTCGTCTCCCTCGGTGTAATTGGTTTCTTCGTCTACGATGCCACCACCTATGTCGACCACGCCTCCAACAAGTCCGACCTTACCATCTCACAGCTTGCACTTAACCCCCGACGGGGTGGGCCCAAGAACCTTCCCATTTTGGAAGTATTCatcgacgatgaggatgacgaggaccgCAAGCGGCAAAAGGACAAGCCAAGACTGGTGatcttgggtggtgggtggggaggtgtggCGCTGCTGAAGGAACTGAATCCTGAGGATTGGCATGTCACCGTTGTCAGTCCTACCAATTACTTCCTGTTCACGCCCATGCTGCCCTCAGCCACTGTTGGAACATTAGGACTGCGGAGTTTGGTCGAGCCGATACGGAGGATAATCCACGGGGTTAGGGGCCGGTTCCTGCGCGCCAGGGCCGAAGATGTCGATTTCAGTGCGAGATTAGTCGAAGTCAGCCAGGTGGACTGCCATGGTGTTGAACAGAGGTTCTATGTGCCTTACGACAAACTCGTGGTAGCGGTGGGTTCGGTGACGAATGCTCACGGAGTTAAGGGGCTGGAGCACTGCCATTTCTTGAAGGATATCAGAGACGCCCGGGAGATCCGCAACAGGATCATTCGCAACCTGGAGCTGGCTTGCCTGCCAACAACCAGTGACGAAGATCGCAAGAGGTTACTATCGTTTGTGGTCAGTGGAGGCGGGCCAACTGGGGTGGAGTTCGCGGCGGAGCTGTATGATCTGCTAAATGAAGACCTGATCCAGTTGTTCCCAAGGTTGCTGAGAAACGAAATCTCAGTTCATCTGATTCAGAGCAGAGACCACATTCTCAACACATACGACGAGACACTTTCGACCTATGCCGAGGAAAGGTTTGCCAGAGATCAGGTTGAGGTCTTGGTCAACTCGAGGGTCAGCGAAGTGAAGGAGGACAGCATCGTATTTACACAAAAGCAAAAGGACGGAACAGTCATCACGAAAGAGCTCCCCATGGGGTTCTGTCTATGGTCCACTGGTGTCTCTCAGGCAGATTTGTGCAAAACCTTGAGCGGGAAACTGGGCAAGGCGCAAAACAACAGACATGCCCTTGAGACAGACACACATCTAAGACTGAACGGCACGCCTCTTGGAGACGTGTATGCTATTGGGGACTGCGCCACTGTTCAAAACAACGTCGCCGACCACATCATTTCTTTCCTCCGAAGCATCGCCTGGAAGCACGGTGTTACTGACCCCGAGAAGCTTTCCCTGCATTTTTCCGACTGGAGAAATGTTGCCGAACAGGTCAAGAAGCGGTTTCCTCAGGCGGTGGGACATCTAAAGAGGCTAGACAAGCTGTTTGAGGAGTACGACCGAGATCGGTCCGGTACCCTGGATTTTGGGGAGCTGCGCGAGCTGCTCAAGACAATCGACAGCAAACTGACCAGCTTGCCAGCGACGGCGCAAAGGGCCCACCAGCAAGGGTCGTACCTCGCTCACAAGTTTAACAAGCTGGCACGGGCGGCTCCAGGGCTAAGAGCCAACGAGATTTCGGACGGCGATGTGGACGCGGCGGTTTACAAAGCATTTGAGTACAAACACTTGGGAAGCTTGGCGTATATTGGTAACTCGGCGGTTTTTGACCTCGGAAATGATGGGTGGCGGTTCGCTGGCGGTTTGTGGGCGGTGTATGCATGGAGAAGCATCTACTTTGCTCAAAGCGTCAGTTTCAGGACGAGAGTGTTGATGGCCATGGACTGGGGAAAGAGGGCATTGTTTGGGAGAG ATTTAATGAGCTACTGA
- a CDS encoding hypothetical protein (EggNog:ENOG503P91Y; COG:S): protein MGKSKVVTAVFRALQLILSITVLALTLTFLKGQVYGDPPTTTKFTIFVAAFTIVVAVANLLGAIWWTWLEDIVPTIALMALDGIAALLVIAAGIAWSIGLKDTHGCSLGDDDGRGLYFTGLINGGLIDVGRPQPLAGYLREEDLKSPDLAFSRLQGLCHKAVANQSLMFVVGVALCGSLIGLRFWSYKRGGQKTTYV from the exons ATGGGCAAGTCCAAAGTGGTTACGGCCGTGTTTCGAGCCCTCCAG CTCATCCTATCAATCACGGTCCTGGCTTTgaccctcaccttcctcaagGGCCAGGTATATGGcgacccccccaccaccaccaagttcACCATCTTCGTTGCCGCCTTCACCATCGTCGTAGCCGtggccaacctcctcggcgccaTCTGGTGGACATGGCTCGAGGACATTGTCCCAACGATTGCCCTGATGGCTCTGGACGGTATCGCCGCATTGTTGGTCATCGCAGCCGGAATC GCTTGGTCGATTGGACTCAAGGATACCCATGGCTGCTCATTGggggacgacgacggcagaGGCCTGTATTTTACCGGTCTCATCAACGGAGGCTTGATTGATGTTGGCAGACCGCAGCCACTTGCTGGTTATCTGCGCGAGGAGGACCTAAAATCCCCGGATTTGGCATTCAGTAGGCTCCAAGGACTGTGCCACAAAGCTGTCGCGAACCAAAGTTTGATGTTCGTGGTTGGGGTTGCGCTTTGCGGCAGCCTGATCGGGTTGAGATTCTGGAGCTACAAAAGGGGCGGACAGAAGACGACTTATGTGTAA